TCACCGCTGCGTCATTTCTAATGAAAGGTTAGCAGAATATTTAACAGAGGCTGTACTTGTTCGTGATTTACCAGGTATGGCAGATATTGATTCATCTTTGTTATGGTTTTGCCGAGAAATAAAACAAAAGTTTGTCGTGGGTTTATCGGGGGAGTGTGCAGATGAGATATTTGGTGGTTATCCATGGTTTTATAGGGAAGATGATTTACAATCTAGTGCATTTCCGTGGATGAGATCAACGAGGGCGCGGGAGCAACTTTTAAAGGAGGAATGGCGCCGAAAATTAAGGCTGCAAGAGTATGTGCAGCAACGTTATGAGGAGTCGGTACAAGAAGTACCAGTTTTAGAAGGTGAAAGCACAGTGGAAGCGAAACGACGACAATTATTCTATTTCAATATGATTTGGTTTATGACAACATTATTAGACAGGAAAGATCGCATGAGTATGGGAGCAAGCTTAGAAGTGCGCGTACCATTTGCAGATCATCGCCTTGTCGAATATGCATGGAATATTCCTTGGGAAATGAAAATGTATAAAAATCGCGAAAAAGGTCTACTGCGAAAAGCGTTAGAAGGTATATTACCCGATGATATTTTATATAGAAAGAAAAGCCCATACCCAAAGACGCATAATCCTCATTATACGAAAGTAGTAACAAGATGGTTACAAGAGTTATTAGAGGATAAGGGATCGATTTTACATGAATTATTTGATAGAAAAAAATTACAAGAATTAATTGAATCAGGGGGGAGTGCGTTTCAAACACCGTGGTTCGGACAATTAATGACCGGACCACAACTTTTGGCACATGTAGCACAGATTCATATTTGGTTTAAAGAATACGGAGTAAATATTAAAGAATAGGAAAAAATGGCTCACGCGTGTTGTGAGCCATTTTTATTTTCACCAATCGGGGTGTTAATGCAGGAGAAAATATCAAATAAAATCCATAATCATATTATAAATAATATTTATTTAGAATTATTATTTTGACATATTTATTATTGATTGATACACTTAGAAACAGATGTTCTTGAAAAAGATTCTCATTTATAAAATTGAGGTGTAAACAAATAATGAAAAAGAAAATAGGTTTACTTGTAATGGCATATGGAACACCGGAATCGTTGGAGGATGTAGAAGCGTATTACACGCATATTCGACATGGTTGTAAACCATCTGCGGAAGCGCTTGAAGATTTAATTATGCGCTATAAAGCAATTGGTGGTATTTCACCACTTGCAAAAATTACAAAGGAACAAGCTCGTCAGTTAACTGCTTCATTGAATGAAAAATTTACAGATTATGAATTTGTTTGTTACTTAGGATTGAAGCACATTGCTCCTTTTATTGAAGATGCAGTAGCAGATATGAAGCGTGAGGGGATCGAAAAGGCAATTAGTATCGTATTAGCGCCCCATTATTCAACATTTAGTATTCAAGCATATAATGACCGTGCAATTCATGCTTCAAGAGAAATAGGAGGTCCTGTCATTGAACCGATTGAACAGTGGTATGACGAGCCGAAATTTATTGCATACTGGGCAAATCAAATAAAAGAAACATTTGGGAAAATTAAACATAAAGAAAAAGCGGTTGTCATTTTTTCAGCGCATAGTTTACCAGAAAAAATTATTGCTGCTGGTGATCCTTACGTAGAACAGCTCCAGCATACTGCAGATTTAATTGCAGCAGAAGCTGGCATTCCACATTATACAATTGGCTGGCAAAGTGCGGGGAATACAGGGGAGCCGTGGATTGGACCAGATGTGCAAGATTTAACGAGAGATTTGTATAAACAGAATGGTTATGAATCTTTTATATATTGTCCAGTAGGTTTTGTGGCAGAGCATTTAGAGGTTTTATATGACAATGATTATGAATGTAAAGTTGTGACGGATGAATTACGTGTTGCATACTTTAGACCAGCTATGCCAAACACGCAAGATGTATTTATTGATTGTTTAACTGAAA
The window above is part of the Bacillus cytotoxicus NVH 391-98 genome. Proteins encoded here:
- the hemH gene encoding ferrochelatase, which encodes MMKKKIGLLVMAYGTPESLEDVEAYYTHIRHGCKPSAEALEDLIMRYKAIGGISPLAKITKEQARQLTASLNEKFTDYEFVCYLGLKHIAPFIEDAVADMKREGIEKAISIVLAPHYSTFSIQAYNDRAIHASREIGGPVIEPIEQWYDEPKFIAYWANQIKETFGKIKHKEKAVVIFSAHSLPEKIIAAGDPYVEQLQHTADLIAAEAGIPHYTIGWQSAGNTGEPWIGPDVQDLTRDLYKQNGYESFIYCPVGFVAEHLEVLYDNDYECKVVTDELRVAYFRPAMPNTQDVFIDCLTEIVSKKVNKMIDNKLILNNN